A window of the Streptomyces finlayi genome harbors these coding sequences:
- a CDS encoding glucose 1-dehydrogenase, whose product MSNDLLSDKVVLITGASSGIGAAAARVFAQEGAKVVLAARREERLAALVAELRDKGADAAYVVTDVTVAQDVSRAVDFAVSTYGRLDSAFNNAGLGGDRTPMHLMGDDVYDTLMDVNVRSVWNCLRYEIAAMLTTGGGSIVNNSSVAGLVAIPAAAPYIASKHAVVGLTRAAADEYAGQGIRVNAVAPGTTRSEITADWFGRNPGLEEMVNSRTPQGRTAEPEEIAAAAAWLLSDRCPFLTGTVVPVDGGFINQ is encoded by the coding sequence CCGGGGCGAGCAGTGGCATAGGCGCGGCGGCGGCCCGCGTGTTCGCCCAGGAGGGCGCGAAGGTGGTGCTGGCCGCCCGGCGCGAAGAACGCCTGGCCGCGCTGGTCGCCGAACTGCGGGACAAGGGCGCGGATGCGGCCTACGTCGTCACCGACGTCACCGTGGCGCAAGACGTCTCCCGGGCGGTGGACTTCGCCGTATCGACGTACGGGCGGCTGGACTCGGCCTTCAACAACGCCGGTCTCGGCGGTGACCGGACGCCGATGCACCTGATGGGTGACGACGTCTACGACACCCTCATGGACGTCAACGTACGGAGCGTGTGGAACTGCCTCCGGTACGAGATCGCCGCGATGCTCACCACGGGTGGCGGCTCGATCGTCAACAACAGCAGCGTCGCCGGGCTGGTCGCGATACCCGCCGCCGCACCCTACATAGCGTCCAAGCACGCCGTGGTCGGCCTCACGCGGGCCGCGGCCGACGAGTACGCCGGGCAGGGGATCCGGGTGAACGCCGTCGCTCCCGGGACGACGCGCAGCGAGATCACGGCCGACTGGTTCGGGCGCAACCCCGGCCTGGAGGAGATGGTCAACTCGCGTACTCCGCAGGGCCGTACGGCTGAGCCCGAGGAGATCGCGGCGGCTGCGGCGTGGCTGCTCAGCGACCGCTGCCCGTTCCTCACGGGCACGGTCGTACCGGTGGACGGCGGGTTCATCAACCAGTGA
- a CDS encoding ScbA/BarX family gamma-butyrolactone biosynthesis protein yields the protein MSESPVIDDNLTAVPKEIVHLRRSTSVFITDWKRLGPGDFTLTARWPAGAVGHAYDPRVLTQTIRQSGLVIAHAAYDVPLSHQTLLHDFNFTVRPGFRVPTDSPCALQIGIKVSEPTRRGKNVSGLGMDVHVTQHNTTVAVANSEFGWISPAAYRRLRGEHLSGSWNEWPLPAPVAPHSVGRITPADVALSATEHPHRWQLRNDADNTLLFDHPVDHVPGLALMEAGYQAANAVFSPASFEPTGIASAFGRYVEFDRPCWLEAEVLPSPGVGLTAVRVTGVQDEEPAFHIELSGPVT from the coding sequence GTGTCCGAATCTCCAGTCATTGACGACAACTTGACCGCCGTGCCCAAGGAGATCGTCCATCTCCGACGCTCGACCTCCGTATTCATCACCGACTGGAAACGCCTGGGCCCCGGTGACTTCACGCTCACCGCCCGCTGGCCCGCCGGCGCCGTCGGTCATGCCTACGACCCCCGGGTGCTGACGCAGACCATCCGGCAGAGCGGCCTCGTCATCGCCCATGCCGCCTACGACGTACCGCTCAGTCATCAGACTCTGCTCCACGACTTCAACTTCACGGTCCGGCCCGGCTTCCGGGTGCCTACCGACAGCCCCTGTGCCCTGCAGATCGGGATCAAGGTGTCGGAGCCCACCCGCCGCGGGAAGAACGTCAGCGGCCTCGGCATGGATGTTCACGTGACCCAACACAACACCACTGTGGCGGTGGCGAATTCCGAGTTCGGCTGGATTTCGCCGGCCGCCTACCGCCGGCTGCGCGGTGAACACCTCTCCGGCAGCTGGAACGAATGGCCGCTTCCCGCTCCCGTCGCCCCGCACAGCGTCGGCCGGATCACCCCGGCGGACGTGGCGCTGTCCGCCACCGAGCACCCCCACCGCTGGCAGTTGCGCAACGACGCCGACAACACCCTGCTCTTCGACCACCCGGTCGACCACGTCCCCGGACTGGCCCTCATGGAGGCCGGTTACCAGGCGGCGAATGCGGTGTTCTCCCCGGCGTCCTTCGAGCCCACGGGCATAGCCAGCGCGTTCGGGCGGTACGTCGAATTCGACCGGCCCTGCTGGCTCGAGGCCGAGGTGCTGCCGTCCCCCGGCGTCGGCCTCACCGCGGTGAGGGTCACGGGTGTGCAGGACGAAGAGCCCGCGTTCCACATCGAGTTGAGCGGCCCCGTCACGTAG
- a CDS encoding ScbR family autoregulator-binding transcription factor, with protein sequence MARQQRAIRTRRIFLEAAAEVFDEHGYDAATIASILERAGLTRGALYFHFTSKEELARGVLEEAVTAEGLTPQVFKLQEWVDIALLLAYRLPREPMLSASIRLSVDPRARGLFGTRWPDWIEMGTEILTEAKARGELLPHVDPEVTSRLFVGAWTGVQLVAESMAEPPDLVREISALFELILPNNAVPGVLSRLDISPHRAERLLRESREAVAS encoded by the coding sequence TTGGCCAGACAGCAACGGGCGATCCGCACGCGCAGGATCTTCCTGGAAGCGGCGGCCGAGGTCTTCGACGAGCACGGTTACGACGCCGCCACGATCGCATCGATCCTTGAGCGGGCTGGACTCACCCGAGGTGCACTTTACTTCCACTTCACTTCGAAGGAAGAGCTTGCGCGAGGAGTTCTCGAAGAGGCGGTGACCGCCGAGGGGCTCACTCCGCAGGTGTTCAAACTCCAGGAATGGGTGGACATAGCCCTGCTGCTGGCGTACCGGCTGCCTCGTGAGCCGATGCTCAGCGCGTCGATCCGACTGTCCGTCGACCCGCGTGCCCGGGGTCTTTTCGGTACCCGCTGGCCGGACTGGATCGAGATGGGTACGGAGATCCTCACGGAGGCGAAGGCGCGCGGGGAACTGCTTCCGCACGTCGATCCCGAGGTCACGTCGCGGCTGTTCGTCGGGGCGTGGACGGGAGTTCAGCTGGTCGCGGAGTCGATGGCGGAGCCGCCGGACCTGGTCCGGGAGATCTCGGCCCTCTTCGAACTCATCCTTCCCAACAACGCGGTCCCGGGCGTGCTGTCGCGGCTGGACATCTCTCCGCACCGCGCCGAGCGCCTTCTCAGGGAGAGCAGGGAAGCGGTCGCCTCCTGA
- a CDS encoding peptidoglycan recognition protein family protein has product MWSRRLVLCAVFMPLAFLVLRDAPVRFDAPEHHSLPVAPPGAPRPDIVPRSSWHADERMVKHAAAYTGRVSAAFIHHTGHANGYDCADAPELLRSIQENHIKADGWDDIGYNFLVDRCGTIYEGRAGGITRPVRGAHTKGFNADTVGIAAIGTFGAGVPVPAAVVEAVARVIAWKLRPGIDPRGSVRLVSTNDESRYPKGHAAELHVVSGHRDSYLTDCPGDALYGQLPAIREAVAAFRERRR; this is encoded by the coding sequence ATGTGGTCGCGTCGGCTCGTGCTGTGTGCCGTGTTCATGCCGCTGGCTTTCCTGGTCCTCCGGGACGCCCCGGTACGGTTCGACGCGCCCGAACACCACAGCCTCCCCGTGGCTCCGCCCGGGGCGCCGCGGCCCGACATCGTCCCCCGGTCGTCGTGGCATGCCGACGAGCGCATGGTCAAGCACGCGGCGGCGTACACGGGCCGGGTGAGCGCCGCCTTCATCCACCACACGGGGCACGCCAACGGCTACGACTGCGCCGACGCCCCTGAGCTGCTGCGCTCCATCCAGGAGAACCACATCAAGGCGGACGGGTGGGACGACATCGGCTACAACTTCCTCGTCGACCGCTGCGGAACCATCTACGAGGGCCGGGCCGGCGGCATCACACGGCCGGTGCGCGGCGCGCACACCAAGGGATTCAACGCGGACACCGTGGGAATCGCGGCGATCGGCACCTTCGGGGCCGGAGTGCCCGTTCCGGCGGCGGTCGTGGAGGCGGTGGCCCGGGTGATCGCGTGGAAACTGCGCCCCGGGATCGACCCGCGGGGCTCCGTGCGGCTGGTCTCCACGAACGACGAGAGCCGGTACCCGAAGGGCCACGCGGCCGAGCTCCACGTCGTGTCGGGACACCGGGACAGCTATCTCACGGACTGCCCCGGCGACGCGCTGTACGGGCAGCTGCCCGCCATCCGCGAGGCGGTGGCGGCCTTCCGCGAACGCCGGCGGTGA
- a CDS encoding PH domain-containing protein: protein MALFGNAHTIDPGKAQEEYARLLAQGEQISAAYLLIRDTILFTGHRLILVDKQGITGKKVEYHSIPYRSITHFSVETAGTFDLEAELNIWISGAPLPVTKTFSKGVDIYEVQAVLAQYVSR, encoded by the coding sequence ATGGCACTGTTCGGAAACGCGCACACGATCGATCCTGGCAAGGCCCAGGAGGAATACGCCCGGCTGCTGGCACAGGGCGAACAGATCAGCGCCGCCTATCTGTTGATCCGCGACACGATTCTGTTCACCGGCCACCGGCTCATTCTCGTGGACAAGCAGGGGATCACGGGCAAGAAGGTGGAGTACCACTCGATCCCGTACCGGAGCATCACGCACTTCTCGGTGGAGACCGCCGGCACGTTCGACCTCGAGGCCGAACTGAACATCTGGATCTCCGGGGCCCCCTTGCCGGTCACGAAGACCTTCTCCAAGGGGGTCGACATCTACGAGGTGCAGGCCGTCCTGGCGCAGTACGTGTCCCGGTAG
- a CDS encoding DUF1876 domain-containing protein has protein sequence MLKTAVGWHIELEFEEDSSHTRAAAMVRLPDGTEMRSHGYASRHPSDAEQPRVGEEIAGGRALNELAMKLLTKAHDEIDEASGRPSYPLTP, from the coding sequence ATGTTGAAGACCGCTGTCGGATGGCACATCGAGCTCGAATTCGAGGAGGACAGCAGCCACACGCGTGCGGCTGCGATGGTGCGCCTCCCTGACGGGACCGAGATGCGCTCGCACGGCTATGCCAGCCGTCACCCGAGTGACGCCGAGCAGCCGAGGGTGGGCGAGGAGATCGCGGGCGGCAGAGCACTCAACGAACTGGCGATGAAGCTGCTGACCAAGGCGCACGACGAGATAGACGAGGCGTCGGGACGTCCGTCCTACCCGCTGACTCCGTGA
- a CDS encoding phosphoribosyltransferase family protein, whose product MLFTDRTTAGLQLAEALRHLAKERPVVLGLPRGGVPVAFEVARALGAPLDVIVVRKLGVPYRPELGFGAIGEDGVKVINEEIVRRAGVSEQEAASVERAEQAELTRRARAFRAGRPRVPLEGRTVILVDDGIATGATAEAACEVVREHGAARVVLAVPVAPPSAVERLRARADDVVCLSAPALFSAVGEWYRDFSQTPDEEVVALLARAAHRGTAPDRPVRTTEAEVTADGLTLPGELALPEDAGAVVVFAHGSGSSRHSPRNRAVADGLNRAGLGTLLFDLLVPEEEGDRAYVFDIETLARRLRHATGWLRDRVDVPIGYFGASTGAAAALRAAATPDAEVGAVVSRGGRPDLAGPGLGDVRAPTLLIVGGHDEQVLDLNRRAQAELRCESRLEVVPGATHLFEEPGALDTVTDLARDWFTRHLVPGEP is encoded by the coding sequence GTGCTGTTCACCGACCGCACCACAGCGGGACTGCAGCTTGCCGAAGCGCTCCGGCACCTCGCGAAGGAGCGTCCCGTCGTCCTCGGTCTGCCGCGCGGCGGCGTCCCGGTGGCCTTCGAAGTGGCGCGGGCCCTCGGTGCGCCCCTCGATGTGATCGTCGTCCGCAAACTCGGCGTTCCGTACCGCCCCGAGCTGGGGTTCGGTGCGATCGGCGAGGACGGGGTGAAGGTCATCAACGAGGAGATCGTCCGCCGGGCCGGCGTATCGGAACAGGAAGCCGCCTCCGTCGAACGTGCCGAACAGGCGGAACTCACCCGCCGCGCCCGCGCGTTCCGCGCCGGCCGCCCCCGGGTGCCGCTGGAGGGCCGCACGGTGATCCTCGTCGACGACGGGATCGCGACCGGCGCCACGGCCGAGGCCGCGTGCGAAGTCGTACGGGAACACGGGGCGGCCCGCGTGGTGCTCGCCGTGCCCGTGGCGCCGCCGAGCGCGGTCGAGCGGCTCCGTGCCCGGGCGGACGACGTGGTGTGCCTGTCGGCGCCGGCCCTGTTCTCCGCCGTCGGCGAGTGGTACCGCGACTTCTCGCAGACCCCCGACGAGGAGGTCGTCGCGCTGCTGGCCCGGGCAGCCCACCGCGGCACGGCGCCGGACCGCCCCGTCCGTACGACCGAGGCCGAGGTGACGGCCGACGGCCTCACCCTGCCCGGAGAACTCGCCCTCCCCGAGGACGCCGGGGCGGTCGTCGTCTTCGCCCACGGCTCCGGGAGCAGCCGCCACAGCCCCCGCAACCGTGCGGTGGCGGACGGCCTGAACCGGGCCGGTCTCGGCACCCTCCTCTTCGACCTGCTCGTTCCCGAGGAGGAGGGCGACCGTGCGTACGTCTTCGACATCGAGACCCTGGCCCGGCGGCTGAGGCATGCCACGGGCTGGCTGCGCGACCGGGTGGACGTGCCGATCGGCTACTTCGGGGCGAGCACCGGCGCGGCCGCCGCCCTGCGGGCAGCCGCGACCCCCGACGCGGAGGTCGGCGCGGTCGTCTCACGCGGCGGTCGTCCCGACCTCGCCGGACCGGGGCTCGGGGACGTACGGGCTCCCACCCTGCTCATCGTGGGCGGTCACGACGAGCAGGTGCTCGACCTCAACCGGCGGGCTCAGGCCGAGTTGCGCTGCGAGAGCCGCCTGGAGGTCGTGCCCGGGGCCACGCACCTCTTCGAGGAACCGGGCGCCCTGGACACGGTCACCGACCTCGCACGCGACTGGTTCACCCGGCACCTGGTGCCGGGTGAACCGTGA
- a CDS encoding APC family permease, whose product MSQPETGELRRQLGVRDAVVIGLGSMIGAGVFTALGPAAGAAGSGLLLSLALAAVVAYCNATSSARLAARYPRSGGTYVYGRERLGDFWGYLAGWAFVVGKTASCAAMALTVGAYAWPGQAHAVAVAAVVVLTALNCTGVQKAAWLTRTIVAVVLAVLAAVVTALLTSETVRAARLDLGGDITASGVLQAAGLLFFAFAGYARIATLGEEVRDPKRTIPLAIPLALGITLVVYAAVAVAVLAVLGPDRLAQSTAPLTDAVHAAGVPALAPVVRAGAALAALGSLLALILGVSRTTLAMARDHHLPRTLAAVHPRFGVPQHAELAVGAVVAVLAATIDVRDAIGFSSFGVLVYYAVANAAARTLGPDEGRPPVPVPLLGLAGCLALAFTLPLHSVLIGGSVLLAGAAVYGLRRRTAEG is encoded by the coding sequence ATGAGTCAGCCGGAGACCGGTGAGCTGCGACGGCAGCTCGGAGTGCGGGACGCCGTGGTCATCGGACTGGGCTCCATGATCGGCGCCGGTGTCTTCACCGCGCTCGGCCCCGCCGCCGGGGCCGCCGGTTCCGGGCTGCTGCTCAGCCTGGCGCTCGCCGCCGTGGTCGCGTACTGCAACGCCACCTCCTCCGCCCGGCTCGCCGCCCGCTACCCGCGGTCCGGCGGTACCTACGTCTACGGCCGCGAACGCCTGGGCGACTTCTGGGGCTACCTGGCGGGCTGGGCGTTCGTCGTCGGCAAGACCGCCTCGTGCGCCGCCATGGCCCTCACCGTCGGCGCCTACGCCTGGCCCGGCCAGGCGCACGCGGTGGCGGTGGCCGCCGTCGTGGTGCTGACCGCGCTGAACTGCACCGGTGTGCAGAAGGCGGCCTGGCTGACCCGGACCATCGTGGCCGTCGTCCTGGCCGTCCTGGCCGCCGTCGTCACCGCGCTCCTCACCAGTGAAACGGTCCGGGCCGCCCGTCTCGACCTCGGCGGCGACATCACGGCGAGCGGGGTGCTCCAGGCCGCAGGGCTGCTGTTCTTCGCCTTCGCCGGATACGCCCGTATCGCGACGCTCGGCGAAGAGGTCCGCGACCCGAAGCGCACGATTCCCCTGGCCATCCCCCTCGCCCTCGGCATCACCCTCGTCGTCTACGCCGCCGTCGCCGTCGCCGTCCTGGCCGTCCTCGGCCCGGACCGGCTCGCCCAGTCGACCGCCCCGCTCACCGACGCCGTGCACGCGGCGGGCGTCCCGGCCCTGGCCCCCGTCGTGCGCGCCGGTGCGGCCCTCGCCGCCCTCGGTTCGCTGCTCGCCCTGATCCTGGGCGTCTCCCGGACCACACTGGCCATGGCCCGCGACCACCACCTCCCCCGTACGCTGGCCGCCGTCCACCCCCGCTTCGGTGTCCCCCAGCACGCCGAGCTCGCCGTCGGCGCCGTCGTCGCCGTCCTGGCCGCGACGATCGACGTACGGGACGCCATCGGCTTCTCCTCCTTCGGCGTGCTCGTCTACTACGCCGTCGCGAACGCCGCCGCCCGCACCCTCGGCCCCGACGAGGGCCGCCCGCCCGTACCCGTGCCCCTGCTCGGCCTGGCCGGCTGTCTCGCGCTCGCCTTCACTCTGCCCCTCCACTCCGTCCTCATCGGTGGTTCGGTCCTCCTCGCGGGAGCCGCCGTGTACGGGCTCCGCCGCCGGACCGCCGAGGGCTGA
- a CDS encoding hemolysin family protein: MSEVLLLLLALALTLACAVFVAAEFSLTTIERGELERAARAGERGAESALKAAKRLTFQLSGAQLGITVTSLVIGMLAEPSLAVLLRGPLEAVGLPPGAVPAVATVLGVAASTVVLMVIGELVPKNWAISNPLAVAKVVAGPQRAFTACFAPLIRHLNNTANRVVRRFGLEPAEELASARTPEELVALARHSAREGAIEQDSAELFVRTLHLAELTAENVMTPRVDVRALEAGATAADAAKLTLATGLSRFPVYRGSLDEVIGTVHIRDVLALDEPLRHRTPVTDLATAPLLVPDSLPVDTLLGRLRQSRTMAVVIDEYGGTAGVATVEDIVEEVVGEVRDEHDPDERPDLAPGAPSPDGRAVWQADGSIRLDQLETIGFDVPEGPYETLAGLVATRLERIPVPDDGIFVDGWQLTVLHVEHHRADRVRVTAPASAPEPAPLPDAASLVEEGSR, encoded by the coding sequence GTGAGCGAAGTCCTCCTTCTCCTCCTCGCGCTCGCGCTGACGCTGGCATGTGCGGTGTTCGTCGCGGCCGAGTTCTCCCTGACCACCATCGAACGTGGTGAGCTGGAGCGGGCCGCACGGGCCGGTGAGCGAGGCGCCGAGAGCGCCCTCAAGGCCGCCAAGCGCCTCACGTTCCAACTGTCCGGCGCCCAGCTCGGCATCACCGTCACCTCCCTGGTCATCGGCATGCTCGCCGAACCCTCCCTGGCGGTGCTGCTGCGCGGCCCCCTGGAAGCGGTCGGCCTGCCTCCGGGCGCCGTCCCGGCCGTCGCCACAGTCCTCGGCGTCGCCGCCTCCACCGTGGTGCTGATGGTGATCGGCGAGCTCGTACCCAAGAACTGGGCGATCTCCAACCCGCTGGCCGTCGCCAAGGTGGTGGCCGGTCCGCAGCGTGCGTTCACCGCCTGCTTCGCGCCGCTGATCCGGCACCTGAACAACACCGCGAACCGGGTCGTACGCCGCTTCGGCCTGGAACCCGCCGAGGAGCTGGCCTCCGCCAGGACCCCGGAGGAACTCGTCGCCCTCGCCCGGCACTCCGCCCGTGAGGGCGCGATCGAGCAGGACTCCGCCGAGCTGTTCGTCCGTACCCTCCACCTCGCCGAGCTGACCGCCGAGAACGTCATGACGCCGCGCGTCGACGTCCGCGCCCTGGAGGCCGGCGCCACCGCGGCCGACGCGGCCAAGCTCACCCTGGCCACCGGTCTCTCCCGGTTCCCCGTCTACCGCGGCAGCCTCGACGAGGTCATCGGCACCGTCCACATCCGTGACGTACTCGCCCTGGACGAGCCGCTGCGCCACCGGACCCCGGTCACCGACCTGGCCACCGCCCCGCTCCTCGTCCCCGACTCGCTGCCCGTGGACACCCTCCTGGGCCGGCTGCGGCAGAGCCGCACGATGGCGGTCGTCATCGACGAGTACGGCGGCACCGCGGGCGTCGCGACCGTCGAGGACATCGTCGAGGAGGTCGTCGGCGAGGTCCGCGACGAACACGACCCCGACGAGCGGCCCGACCTGGCGCCGGGCGCACCGTCCCCGGACGGGCGCGCGGTCTGGCAGGCGGACGGCAGCATCCGGCTCGACCAGCTCGAAACCATCGGCTTCGACGTGCCGGAGGGCCCGTACGAGACCCTCGCGGGCCTGGTCGCGACCAGGCTGGAACGCATTCCCGTGCCGGACGACGGGATCTTCGTGGACGGCTGGCAGCTGACCGTCCTGCACGTCGAACACCACCGCGCCGACCGCGTACGCGTCACCGCGCCCGCGTCGGCTCCCGAGCCGGCTCCCCTGCCGGACGCCGCGTCACTCGTCGAGGAGGGCTCCCGATGA
- a CDS encoding hemolysin family protein gives MTMLQLAIGLFTLVTNAFFVGAEFALISVRRSQIEPRALKGDARARSTLWGLEHLSAAMATAQLGITISSLVLGAVAEPAIAHLLEPPFATVGVPEALVHPIAFVIALALATYLHMLVGEMIPKNIALAAPAQTALALAPPLVALTRALRPFVFGINASANVLLRLMKVEPKDEVTSVYTDDELVRLVKDSSEAGLLAPADGERLRDALELGTRPIGEVMVPLNRTVTVGHDITPQQLERAAATSGFSRLPVTGPGDEILGYLHIKDALGVAERTQPLPRSVFHAVIRVEIDTPLDDTMTAMRAAGTHLAAVTGGKGTVIGFVTMEDVLEELVGPAATGRA, from the coding sequence ATGACCATGCTTCAGCTCGCCATCGGTCTGTTCACCCTCGTCACCAACGCCTTCTTCGTCGGGGCGGAGTTCGCCCTGATCTCCGTACGGCGCAGTCAGATCGAACCCCGGGCCCTCAAGGGCGACGCCCGCGCCAGGAGCACGCTGTGGGGTCTCGAACACCTCTCGGCCGCGATGGCCACCGCCCAGCTCGGGATCACCATCTCCTCCCTCGTCCTGGGCGCAGTGGCCGAACCGGCCATCGCCCACCTGCTGGAGCCGCCCTTCGCGACGGTCGGCGTGCCCGAAGCGCTGGTGCATCCCATCGCCTTCGTGATCGCGCTGGCCCTCGCCACGTATCTGCACATGCTGGTCGGCGAGATGATCCCGAAGAACATCGCGCTGGCCGCCCCCGCACAGACGGCGCTCGCGCTCGCCCCGCCGCTGGTGGCGCTGACCCGGGCGCTGCGCCCGTTCGTCTTCGGAATCAACGCGTCCGCCAACGTCCTGCTGCGGCTGATGAAGGTCGAGCCCAAGGACGAGGTCACGTCCGTCTACACCGACGACGAGCTCGTACGGCTGGTGAAGGACTCCAGCGAGGCCGGTCTGCTCGCTCCGGCCGACGGCGAACGGCTGCGCGACGCCCTGGAGCTGGGTACCCGGCCCATCGGCGAGGTGATGGTCCCGCTCAACAGGACCGTCACCGTCGGCCATGACATCACCCCGCAGCAGCTGGAACGAGCGGCGGCGACCTCGGGCTTCTCCCGGCTGCCGGTCACCGGCCCGGGCGACGAGATCCTGGGATACCTGCACATCAAGGACGCCCTCGGGGTCGCCGAGCGGACCCAGCCGCTCCCGAGGAGCGTCTTCCACGCCGTCATCCGCGTCGAGATCGACACCCCGCTCGACGACACCATGACCGCGATGCGGGCCGCGGGCACGCACCTGGCGGCCGTGACCGGCGGCAAGGGCACCGTCATCGGCTTCGTCACGATGGAGGACGTACTGGAGGAGCTTGTCGGCCCCGCCGCGACAGGCCGCGCGTGA
- a CDS encoding NADH:flavin oxidoreductase: MTDVHADRAADTLSRPFSVRGLTSRNRIAMAPMTRQFSPGGVPGQDVADYYTRRAAGGVGLIITEGTYIDHHSAGTSDRVPRFHGADALAGWAAVADSVHQAGGAIIPQLWHVGVTRTEGAPPVVDAEPVGPSGVSLAGDPKGRAMTQKDLDDVVTAFADGAAAAERAGFDGVELHGAHGYLIDQFLWSGTNRRTDAYGGDLVARTRFAAEIVAACRAAVSDAFPIFFRMSQWKMDAYGAKLAATPGELEALLTPLAEAGVDVFHASTRRYWLPEFEDSDLNLAGWVKKISGRPTVTVGSVGLDGDFFGAFQGISSGVTGVGQLLERLERDEFDMVAVGRALIADPEWAAKTLRGRTGEIIPFGAEMLSSLR; the protein is encoded by the coding sequence GTGACAGACGTACATGCCGACCGCGCCGCGGACACGCTTTCGCGCCCGTTCTCGGTGCGCGGGCTGACCTCGCGCAACCGCATCGCCATGGCTCCCATGACCCGGCAGTTCTCCCCGGGCGGCGTCCCCGGGCAGGACGTGGCGGACTACTACACGCGGCGGGCGGCCGGCGGTGTGGGGCTGATCATCACCGAGGGCACCTACATCGACCACCACTCCGCGGGCACCAGCGACCGCGTCCCGCGGTTCCACGGCGCCGACGCGCTCGCCGGCTGGGCCGCCGTCGCGGACTCCGTGCACCAGGCGGGCGGGGCGATCATTCCGCAGCTGTGGCACGTGGGGGTCACCCGCACCGAGGGTGCCCCGCCCGTCGTGGACGCGGAGCCGGTCGGCCCCTCGGGGGTGTCGCTGGCGGGTGACCCCAAGGGCCGCGCCATGACGCAGAAGGACCTCGACGACGTCGTCACCGCCTTCGCCGACGGGGCGGCCGCCGCCGAGCGCGCCGGCTTCGACGGCGTAGAACTGCACGGCGCGCACGGGTACTTGATCGACCAGTTCCTCTGGTCGGGCACCAACCGGCGTACGGACGCCTACGGCGGCGACCTCGTCGCACGGACCCGTTTCGCGGCCGAGATCGTGGCGGCGTGCCGGGCTGCCGTGTCCGACGCCTTCCCGATCTTCTTCCGGATGTCCCAGTGGAAGATGGACGCGTACGGGGCGAAGCTCGCCGCGACGCCCGGGGAGCTGGAGGCGCTGCTGACGCCGCTGGCCGAGGCGGGTGTCGACGTGTTCCACGCGTCCACCCGCCGCTACTGGCTGCCGGAGTTCGAGGACTCCGACCTGAACCTCGCCGGATGGGTGAAGAAGATCAGCGGCAGGCCCACGGTCACCGTCGGCTCGGTCGGTCTGGACGGTGACTTCTTCGGCGCCTTCCAGGGCATCAGCTCCGGCGTCACCGGCGTCGGACAGTTGCTGGAGCGGTTGGAGCGCGACGAGTTCGACATGGTGGCCGTCGGCCGTGCGCTGATCGCCGACCCCGAGTGGGCGGCCAAGACGCTGCGCGGGCGGACCGGCGAGATCATTCCGTTCGGCGCGGAGATGCTGTCGTCCCTGCGCTGA
- a CDS encoding MerR family transcriptional regulator translates to MTADNALGGRLDDDDYPAYTMGRAAEMLGTNAGFLRALGDARLITPLRSEGGHRRYSRYQLRIAARARELVDQGTPVEAACRIVILEDQLEEAQRINVEYRRTAAKAEAEAGESAG, encoded by the coding sequence ATGACAGCGGATAATGCGCTGGGCGGCCGGCTCGACGACGATGACTACCCCGCGTACACCATGGGGCGGGCGGCCGAGATGCTCGGCACCAACGCCGGCTTTCTCCGTGCTCTCGGAGATGCCCGCCTGATCACCCCGCTCCGTTCCGAGGGCGGCCACCGTCGCTACTCCCGGTATCAGCTGCGGATCGCGGCCCGCGCTCGTGAACTCGTCGACCAGGGCACCCCGGTCGAGGCTGCCTGCCGCATCGTGATCCTCGAGGACCAGCTGGAGGAAGCACAGCGCATCAACGTCGAATACCGCCGTACGGCGGCGAAGGCGGAGGCGGAGGCGGGCGAGAGCGCCGGCTGA